The sequence ttttatatacaaaaatgaatatatttatcCTCCATGTAAAGTAGATATAAACATAATGGTGTCTTGTGGTTTTATAATATAGTTTGTtgtgtcctaaaaaataaatgttctaaacaattttatattcttaGAGGTTTTATTATGTACCATTAGCTCCCAGTCAGTGTCATTTACGAGTACTAAAATGCCTGGTCTcctaaaaagacaaaattattgAGACTCAGAGTCTAAATGGTTAGATGGGGCATATCTTACACAGAGCTgccttgtaaaaataaatctgggCGTTCCTTAAGGAGATTATCTTTTAGCCATATTAGAAGGTTTCCTATAGtccctaaaatttattttttctatccTAATAAGGCTTTGAACCTAACTATGTACTACAATCTATAGAGAACTAATTTTACAAACAGACTATGCATTTCTTGtataaagaaacatttaaaaagacCTGATGATGCTTTAGTTTGGTACGAAACATGTGTAAATCCACATATAAAAAGCCCATTAGGGAACTTACAGGGTGTCTCCTTATGAGGCAACTGAACCTCATATTTCTTTTTGTTGTCGAACAATAATTCTGCTCCACCACtggaattaataataaattaacttgACGGACTAAGCACTTAATGATGACTATTTTACCCAAATTCGATTTGTATGTCCAACGTTTTATtcatttttgcttaattttttaacaatttcttaaCTTGCCtgtttttgaggttatgttcctagaaaacaaaattataggTTATGAATAGGGTTGCCGATCCTGTATCGATATTTTTCAGTATCGATCTTTTTAGTCAAAAAgatcgattttttaaatcgattattttttttagaattaaatcgAAAATCGATTCTTTTAagtgaaaatcgatttttatttagatattttattaaatctaaaaaatatcgaaatcgTACTAACAAATTTTTTCGGTATTTTGTGGTGCTAGACGagcaattttaataaacaaatgacTGCCTTCATGACGTTCATAGTTCATACATTACATAGTGATAACGCACCATCATTGGTCTGTCAAGTCTTTTTATAACAGGGGAATCCCAGGCTAGCATAGCCGTCAGCCAATCAGTATGTAGTTACGTTAAGGCTTACAGCTGATACAGTTCTTGTGAAATGTTTTGTACCAATGTAGACGTCGCGTGATGAGTTAGTCAAGTTAGTGTTTATTGGCTGAACTGCAGTTTAAATACGTTTTGTGGTAAgtacaactttttcttatattgtTATTTGAATCTGCGGCATATATAAACAAGGAATGGTAATCACGAATTAtgattattaaatgtttaaaatttacatcGCTGGCGGCTGCTCCATAACCTataaaactatattattaagttatatatatttattcgatttattctctatttgtttatgtttatttcatGTTTCAAGCATTGACCGGCTTTATCTCAATAAGGTTATAGGATCCTATGGTGTAGGGTAGGCGTAGTGATTAGTATTGTAAAATTACGCATTTTCTTACAAAACAGTCTGTTTTTTTTAAGGTCCTTGACAAGTGTCAAAATGTGAGTTTAAaagtttcgaaaaaaaaaccttagatAAAGAAAGAGAGTCGCCGCTGCCAAACggtaaaatttttgtataaaaaatttaacacgcATGACATATGGATGTTACGGgtcctctctctctctctctttacttgtctaagaaaaaaacttttaagcTCAAAAGTGGAATTTACCTTGGTGAGTTCTTCAAACCggtcaatattataaaataaataattattcattaaagtttaataaaatcatgGCAAATATAGGGGTAAACGGTCGAGTTATGTCATAgcagattatttaattttctgagTTGTTTATCAGGATCAGTAATGCCAATATTTCGACACAAAATTTGACACATGTCTGATATTTTAACGCaatatttaatatcaaaatGTAAAAGTGATCACGGTAAAATGctatttcatattattatttttagataaatatcTATGTGAATTGACATCAAGATGccgaaaataatgaagaaaagtaatgcctggaatttttttattaagactgAAAATGGCGGTAAATGCAAATTGTGCCTCAAAGAGTTTAAGTCGTCTGGCAACACCACCAACCATTTGAAAAGAGCTCACAAAAATGTGGTTCCAGTTCCTTGTGCGAAGTCTAGTGTTGCTGTCCCCAGCAGTTCTACTGTTACCCTAAATAAGAATGACACGACATCTTCGAGCTCGAAGCAGGAACAGGAGTGTACTGACACAGACACAGATTTAGCCCATGCAGACACTCTTTCAGAAGTTTCTACTAAatctcaatataattttttacctgaAGCTCCAGGGAGTAGTAgtattagtaatattaatattagtaatagTTCTAGTTCTGCGTCTTTTGCCAAAACTcataaaaggcaaaaaagaaTCGACGAATCGTTTTTAGACTTAGTGTCACTTTCAGAGGGTggtgataaatttaataaaataacaaatgcGCTGATTTTTATGATCGCTAAAGATAATATGTCAATTAATACGACAGAAAAAATAggttttcagtattttttaaagactgtCGCTCCTCATTATAATATTCCTGAAAGGACCAAAATTTCGGGTTTAATTGATGAAAAATACAAATGTTTGTCCACActtatgaaaaacaaaataaatgttgttaGATATTTTAGTGTGACCATCAGATGTGTGGACAGATACATTAAATACTCGCAGTTTTATGGCAGTAACTCTCCATTTTATTGAGGAAACAAAATTAGTTGATTTAACTATTGCGTTGGAAGAACTCTCTGACAGACATACGGGGGAATATTTATCTGAACGACTTAACTCTATTTTTAATTCCTGGAATATACCTCTTGAGAAAATTTCGGCTATTATTACTGATAACGGAGCAAATATAGTGAACGCAGTGCACCGGTTACTGGAAAAGCGTAAGCATTTGCCATGCTTTTCTCATACGCTTAATCttgtatctcaaaaaatatGCACATCAGATAATATTGCACCAGTTATACTAAAGGTAAAAGAAATAGTAACTTTTTTCAAACATAGTGTCTTGGCATCTGATCAATTACGAAATATAAGTAACCTCAAACTATTGCAGTCGGTTCCAACCAGGTGGAACTCGACCTTGTTTATGCTGAAAAGATTTATAGAAATATCTGATTCTATcagtactattttattaaaacataagaATTCCCCAGCCATGGTAAACGCGAAAGATCCAAATAATAAACGAAGTAATTGCAGCTCTGCAACCAATAGAAGCAGTATCTACAGAGATATGTGGGGATCATTACATTACTATCAGCATGGTGATCCCGATGGTTAattgtttggaaaaaaaacttttaagtcTACAACCTGAAACAGATACGGGAAAAGAATTTAAGAGGATCACAGTTACTGAAATATCTAAAAGATTTGGCGATGTGGAAGCAAATGCACTGTTAGGGATTTCAACTCTGTTAGATCCCAGATTTAAGAGACTGCATTTCCAAAAACCATTATTATTGGCTCAATGGATAAATCGcattaaacatttattggcAGAAAATACTTTTACGAAGTCCGAGCACTCAGAACCTGAACCTGTTAGTCctattacaacaaaaaatacttcTGAAAATGTTAAAGATATAGATAATATCTGGACTTTGCATGATCAGCTAGTCCAACAAAATATACAGCAAGGGGAAGGGGCCGAAAGTAGCTTCGTCAATGAACTGcaacaatatttaaaacagcCGATTATTCCAAGAACATCAGATCCGTTAGAGTTTTGGAAAACTCATAAATGTATCTACCCAAAATTGACGGCAACCGCCTtagaacatttttcaatagtAGCGACGTCAGTGCCGTCAGAGCGCCTCTTTTCTAGGGCTGGACATATTTTAGATCCATCTCGTAATAAACTGTCAAGCAAGCGATTTTCccatattctttttttaaactccCTAGATATTAGTCATtggaatttataaaaagataattatttttactttttatttttatgaaatactcCATTTCATTactataaagtttaatttttaattttctttgttccTTGCGTTACTGCGAGTACTAGTACTCCGAGTTATTTTTAGGTCTTAGGAATTTATATAAAGCTTTAAGTTTTAATGTAAGAACTTAGAatgtaaacatttatttttttttgttatttgtgttaaacttgaaattttaaataaaagtttgtttcgCAAATCAAGtaagtgtttattttattaattgtaacCATTACATATACTATATCTTAATAACTAACTCTAATTAAGAATCTAGTAATATATATTcctaattttatcttttatttaataataatacataattagCGATTGTTTTTTCAGTAAACATAAACAACTAAACCACGCATGTAAGTTTATGCGTAACCCATAAAACGTAAATAAATTGGGCCGATTATTCGATATTCGTTAATGTTAAGATTGCTAAGCGACAAAGAAAAGATCAGAGATCGATTTTTAAAGAATCGATTCTTTTCTCTCTGATTTAATCGTAGATCGATTTTACCGGTTTCGATCTAGATCGATCCCGGAAATCGATATTTTTCTACAAGATCGGCAACCCTAGTTATGAATACCTCTTTTGGAGGTTACTGGACTAATGGAGTCTCAATCAATCAGGTATTTTTGAgccaaaaaaaatgtgtttttattaaaataatctcgCAAGTTTAAagcacaataatttatttacgtattttacttaaatttaaattattattaaccgattccaagcgatctatcggctttaaccgcggttaagcccttggttcacctttataacataaccaatcgtgtccgcttggacgtgtttggttgaagtaacttcgtaatttgtcagctgtcactatcatcattttgtttgtttttaaataataccccagactcccagacgccagtaatattatatgtaattagttcttaaacataaatatcaaaaaagaacacttattagccataataaattttgtgtcatcttgtttgtttttattttttcccgcacttatttcaatatctttgacatttgacgtttagaaaacagctccgggcgtgggtaattactgttccaaattgatgacgtataaagggctaattggtgacgtcacgtatctcaagcggttataaccgcttggacgtgtttggttaataccatttaggaacgaCGGTAATTACCGgtagaccgcttggaatcggttataataaataaacaataatgttgacaTTTGAATATGTCAGTGTGACAGCTGTCAATTAATGACAGAACTGTGATAATATCTTAAGGTGTATTCGAACTTGCAACCAAGGGGTGGGACTAAGAATAATATAGGCGCgcatttcaattttaaaaggtaaataactttttcgtaTAATTGACGTATACATTTAATTGCtgataaaaaatatgttgtttgctgctgatttttcttccaaacaaaataaggaaataaaaattactgcGGTCAATTATGccactttttacaaaataatttattcaatctTTCGTTTACTCCTTGTGATTTAAATTAAGGTCACCGAAGGCTACTTACGCTGTTCGCATTTACTTCGATCGACAGGTTTGcacttttttaattggtttttgcAATGTTAGAAAAGTTGCGAAAAAATCAGGTTTCATGAAAAACAACTATAAAGAAAGACGGCGCATTAATCTCGGAACGGgataattaatttgtttgttcagTTAAGTAATgactaaagaaataaaagattgTTTATTTagcttaattaataataataatttaattaggagCCATAATCGCTTCTCCCTCGCTCACCGTATCTTTTGACATATATGACAGTTATTCAAAATGGCGTATGGACGCCATCTGAGACCAAAAGTACAaagtatatagatattaaacaGTTAGATAACGAAAGTCTTCTGATAGCCTTGGATTAGATCGTTTTATGTGAACGCCAGTTACGGAACTAGGAAGTCAATGTCAGAATATTGGTATTTTGTGGGTGGATATATTGTTGGACATGTGCTTAATAACCCGGCCACCTGTCAAATCGAATGTTCTTCGAGATGGTGAACGTAAAttcctgtatatatatatataagtgaACTTGTTGTTGcggttttgatttttttttaaattgatacctTGGAATTtcttataagaattttatttaaatataggtTTTTATTGGTATAAGGAGTTGGAGCTTCTTGGCATATTCTACCTAAGAATAATTTGTTAATATGTGTCAAATAATGAAtaatcaaaaatgtattatttcattataaaattgtttagtgACTTATATTCGGACCTTCTTAAAGGATACATgatgtaattattaataaaatatttaaaatgtaaattttcacAGTTGGCTCATGCTGTATATTTCATATTGCAACACGTCAACTTCGAAACGCTTGACGGTTAAGTGTGCGAGTGCGAGCGAGATAGTCTATAACCCAACttaattctattaaatttacaaCGTCAAACTAGACCAATTGTAAACGTCGCTTTGTGGTAaaaaaaaaggctttttatGTTTCTAGTATTGATGTTAACGCTTTTTTTCGTTAATGTcgttttaagataattttttaaaataaaatttccatgcATGCagcataattaaatttttagatgtCACGTCATACAGTCAGAGGTACCTTTGATGCAGTTGCATGAATGGGATGCTTATGCATGCGTGGAACAAGGATcgatatattattatgttatataGTGGACCATTAGTTTGTTGTGAAAATCATGGAGATTCTGGACATTCAGTGATGTTGGTCTGCTGTATTTTAATGCCTCTTGGCTAGTTTACATACGTCAAAGGATACatcttatataaatatttttattctcatTTTTAACGCTTGGCTAATAATAACCCAAATTGCAAAAAGTCACGAATGTCAACTTCAAAACAATTAAGTGTACGCGTGCGAGTGAGAGGGATAATAACTCAACTTAATTACGGGGCAAATTATAGCGATAAACGTCAAACTGGGCCATGTTTAATGGTAGATTTTTGgtataaaaaaggttttttatcaTCTGGTACCTGCCTATATAGAAAGTTTAAAGGTTCTAATATTGATATTgaccttttttttcaaaattgcagCGCAATTCGATTTTAGTATGATACGACAAACTATCAGAGGCGACTTTGCGGTGGCATAGATTGTATCTTTTTGCAATGGGTGGAACAAAGACGGACATATTTAGAGTACCGTCATCTGGGGTGAATTCGGACAGTAGGGGAGAATTCGGACATAATGCGTTTCTGCGCAAGAATATTCCTGTTGGTAACATTGTTTAGATTTTCACGTCAGTCGACGTTTAGACACGACTAAGTATGCATGTAGTTCATGTATTCACAGTGTAAAAACAATTCAATTGTGTATTCATTTATGActtcaaatatttgtttatgttttgccTTTTCTCTATACAAAGAAGCTTCTGGTGGgagaattagaaaatatttgaatgtgcattttttaacaatagtTGAAAAGTATTATATAAACAACAATTTAGCATAAAAACATTGTGACTTTTGACCTTGGTTTTTTCGTTTAGGggattaactttaaaatttgtcactaGGTGGGGTGAATTCGGACAGCCATGCCACGTAAATATGTGAAGAAACTCGGTGTCCAGTTTATGAACTATACGCCAGAGACCTTGGAACGGGCCCTAGAGGATGTTCGACGGGGCAGAAGATCTATTCGTGATGCTTCAGAAACATATATGATTCCGAAATCAACCATCAGCGATAAGCTAAAA comes from Anthonomus grandis grandis chromosome 4, icAntGran1.3, whole genome shotgun sequence and encodes:
- the LOC126734858 gene encoding ubiquitin-related modifier 1, which produces MNKTLDIQIEFGGGAELLFDNKKKYEVQLPHKETPWTIGNLLIWLKDNLLKERPDLFLQGSSVRPGILVLVNDTDWELMDTTNYIIKPQDTIMFISTLHGG